A genome region from Bemisia tabaci chromosome 3, PGI_BMITA_v3 includes the following:
- the LOC140224326 gene encoding uncharacterized protein, translating into MSGTTGVSGFGKRACRTRRNNLIPNDEANRNAPAECFRSHLVTLDKMLHSPVHPPNQNNTDVTFAPISEDTIETFEVFKVSPITPDQLSITTTPFVLQNGRQIDVNVVPCNQENLNAMRVSILVNHRIPNYVLVTDTVLIERNLPKYKEQINTHRVSTSLVLKIFTDTRLLYRWLPVKLVAYAPEALRWSDSTGDSRFIRNVWDDVATVKARAFNPNSFSQFMLICLVVRMVNLAHAHFSLRLALLIIVEAYAFRRNLVDARAIASLDIMDTTQRYFRYIYNAITETVCESCIYSKLLNLRHGAARLSQAANNPADPRVTDICHRIMRISETEEALSHLAAS; encoded by the coding sequence ATGTCTGGCACAACAGGCGTTTCAGGATTCGGGAAGCGAGCATGTCGAACGAGGAGAAACAACCTAATCCCAAATGATGAGGCGAATCGCAATGCACCGGCCGAGTGTTTCAGGTCGCATCTGGTTACTCTAGATAAGATGTTACATTCACCGGTTCATCCGCCCAACCAAAACAATACAGACGTAACTTTTGCACCGATCAGTGAGGACACGATTGAGACTTTCGAGGTCTTCAAAGTCAGTCCTATCACGCCCGATCAACTATCAATCACCACAACGCCATTCGTTTTACAAAATGGGAGGCAAATAGATGTAAACGTGGTTCCGTGCAATCAGGAAAACTTGAACGCTATGCGCGTTTCGATACTAGTCAATCACAGAATACCTAATTATGTATTGGTTACAGACACAGTTCTCATTGAACGCAATCTTCCAAAATACAAGGAACAGATAAATACCCATAGGGTCTCCACGTCCCTGGTACTAAAGATATTTACAGATACGCGATTGCTATACAGATGGTTGCCGGTCAAGCTCGTAGCGTATGCTCCTGAGGCTCTGCGTTGGAGTGACTCAACCGGAGACTCCAGGTTCATTAGAAACGTGTGGGACGATGTGGCAACTGTTAAGGCGAGAGCGTTCAACCCCAATTCCTTTTCTCAATTCATGCTTATTTGCCTAGTCGTGCGCATGGTGAATCTTGCTCACGCACATTTTTCACTCAGACTAGCGCTACTCATCATAGTTGAAGCTTACGCTTTTAGAAGAAACTTAGTGGACGCCAGAGCTATAGCTTCTCTTGATATAATGGATACGACTCAACGATACTTCAGATATATATATAACGCCATAACTGAAACCGTTTGTGAATCATGTATATATTCAAAACTTCTAAATCTgcgacacggcgcggcgcgtctCTCACAG